One stretch of Juglans microcarpa x Juglans regia isolate MS1-56 chromosome 3D, Jm3101_v1.0, whole genome shotgun sequence DNA includes these proteins:
- the LOC121254825 gene encoding galactinol synthase 1 — MAPQDVFTGAVKAVSTLTTGYSKRAYVTFLAGNGDYVKGVVGLAKGLRKVQSAYPLVVAILPDVPEEHREILRSQGCIVHEIEPIYPPENQIKFAMAYYVINYSKLRIWNFLEYSKMMYLDADIQVFDNIDHLFDKPDGYFYAVMDCFCEKTWSDSPQYKIGYCQQCPDKVMWPAEMGSPPPLYFNAGMFVFEPSRLTYENLLEVLQITPPTPFAEQDFLNKYFQKVYKPIPLVYNLVLAMLWRHPENVELDKVKVVHYCAAGSKPWRYTGKEVNMDREDVKTLVAKWWDIYDDESLDFKDENPVPEEDTFSRSSFMASMPEPTIAYIPAPSAA; from the exons ATGGCCCCCCAAGACGTGTTCACTGGCGCTGTCAAGGCCGTCTCTACGCTGACCACCGGCTACTCCAAGAGGGCGTACGTAACTTTCTTGGCCGGAAATGGCGACTACGTCAAGGGGGTCGTCGGTTTGGCCAAGGGTCTGCGAAAGGTCCAAAGTGCATACCCTTTGGTGGTTGCGATATTGCCTGACGTGCCTGAGGAGCATCGTGAGATCTTGAGGTCTCAGGGCTGCATCGTCCATGAAATCGAACCTATTTATCCACCTGAAAACCAAATTAAGTTTGCTATGGCTTACTATGTCATCAACTACTCCAAGCTTCGTATTTGGAAC TTTTTGGAGTACAGCAAGATGATGTATTTGGATGCGGATATTCAAGTGTTCGACAACATAGACCATCTGTTTGACAAACCCGACGGGTACTTCTACGCGGTGATGGACTGCTTTTGCGAGAAGACATGGAGCGACTCTCCCCAATACAAGATTGGGTACTGCCAGCAGTGCCCAGATAAGGTTATGTGGCCTGCCGAGATGGGTTCTCCTCCTCCCTTGTACTTCAACGCTGGCATGTTCGTCTTCGAGCCTAGCCGTTTAACTTATGAAAACCTTCTTGAGGTCCTCCAGATCACTCCTCCTACTCCCTTTGCAGAACAA GATTTCCTGAACAAGTACTTCCAAAAAGTGTACAAGCCCATTCCTCTGGTATACAATCTTGTTCTAGCTATGCTATGGCGCCATCCAGAGAACGTCGAGCTTGACAAAGTCAAGGTGGTGCACTATTGTGCTGCT ggatcAAAACCATGGAGGTACACCGGCAAGGAAGTTAACATGGACAGAGAGGACGTCAAGACATTGGTGGCAAAATGGTGGGATATTTACGACGACGAGTCACTCGACTTCAAGGATGAAAACCCAGTTCCCGAGGAAGATACATTCTCAAGGTCATCATTCATGGCTTCCATGCCTGAGCCAACCATAGCCTATATTCCTGCTCCTTCTGCTGCCTGA